A window of the Parafrankia discariae genome harbors these coding sequences:
- a CDS encoding ribonuclease HII: MAIRSDAGLFGYERALVRRGLGPVAGVDEAGRGACAGPMVVAAVVLDHRRLGLLRRLTDSKLLTERVREEVHADVLAAAAAVSTVVIPAAEIDQTGVHVANIMGMRRAVAGLDVWPRYVLTDGFAVAGLGAESLAVIKGDLMVGCIAAASVVAKVTRDRIMRSLHERYPEYDFAQHKGYVTAAHTAAMTRYGPCEQHRLSYVNVAALAAPAGETRSLRLEDRVAMTSLRGVTETA; the protein is encoded by the coding sequence ATGGCGATCCGCTCCGACGCCGGCCTCTTCGGTTACGAACGGGCGCTCGTCCGGCGCGGACTCGGGCCGGTCGCGGGTGTGGACGAGGCCGGTCGGGGAGCCTGCGCCGGGCCGATGGTGGTGGCGGCCGTCGTACTGGACCATCGTCGGCTGGGTCTGCTCAGGCGGCTGACCGACTCCAAGCTCCTCACCGAGCGGGTCCGCGAGGAGGTCCACGCGGACGTCCTGGCCGCGGCGGCGGCGGTGTCGACCGTCGTCATCCCCGCCGCCGAGATCGATCAGACCGGCGTGCACGTAGCCAACATCATGGGGATGCGGCGGGCGGTCGCGGGGCTCGACGTCTGGCCGCGGTACGTGCTCACCGACGGGTTCGCGGTGGCGGGGCTGGGGGCGGAGTCGCTGGCGGTGATCAAAGGCGACCTGATGGTCGGGTGCATCGCCGCGGCGTCGGTGGTGGCCAAGGTGACCAGGGACCGGATCATGCGTAGTTTGCACGAGCGGTATCCCGAGTACGATTTCGCGCAGCACAAGGGCTACGTCACCGCGGCGCACACCGCCGCGATGACGCGGTACGGGCCGTGCGAGCAGCACCGACTGTCATATGTCAACGTCGCCGCGCTGGCGGCGCCGGCAGGGGAAACACGATCGTTGCGGCTGGAGGACAGGGTTGCTATGACCAGCCTGCGTGGCGTCACGGAGACCGCATGA
- a CDS encoding DUF2469 domain-containing protein, with protein sequence MSAEDLEKYETEMELQLYREYRDVVGLFSYVIETERRFYLANDYQIEVRNSTDGEVFFELTLRDAWVWDMFRPARFVKNVRVVTFKDINVEELTKAEL encoded by the coding sequence ATGAGCGCGGAGGATCTCGAAAAATACGAGACCGAGATGGAGCTCCAGCTCTACCGCGAGTACCGCGACGTGGTCGGGTTGTTCTCGTACGTGATCGAGACGGAGCGTCGTTTCTATCTCGCGAACGATTATCAGATCGAGGTCCGGAACAGTACGGACGGCGAGGTCTTCTTCGAGCTGACCCTGCGGGACGCCTGGGTGTGGGACATGTTCCGTCCTGCCCGGTTCGTGAAGAACGTGCGAGTCGTCACCTTCAAGGACATCAACGTCGAGGAGTTGACCAAGGCCGAGCTCTGA